Proteins from a single region of Flavobacterium sp. YJ01:
- the tatC gene encoding twin-arginine translocase subunit TatC, whose translation MAKKNLGEMSFLDHLEELRWLLVRSTLATCIMAFVTYFISDYLFDQIILGPIRPTFFTYVWFCDLSHQLGFADSICITELNFIIQNTEMEGQVNIFVWMCLLAGFILSFPYILWEIWKFISPALYEKERKNAKLFIFVSSLLFFLGVLFGYFVVIPMSVNFVATFSVSDVVKNQFTLESYMGMVKTSILGSAIFFELPIAIYFLTKLGLVTPEFLRKYWKYAVVIILVIAAIVTPPDVVSQTIVAIPMLIIYEVSILISKVVYRNKLKENV comes from the coding sequence ATGGCAAAGAAAAACCTTGGCGAGATGTCATTTTTAGATCATCTTGAAGAACTAAGATGGTTATTAGTTAGAAGTACATTAGCAACATGCATTATGGCATTTGTTACTTATTTTATTAGTGATTATTTATTTGATCAAATTATTTTAGGTCCAATTAGACCAACATTTTTTACATATGTTTGGTTTTGCGACTTATCGCATCAATTAGGTTTTGCAGACAGTATCTGTATTACGGAATTGAATTTCATTATTCAGAATACCGAAATGGAAGGTCAGGTCAACATCTTTGTATGGATGTGTCTTCTGGCTGGTTTCATTTTAAGTTTTCCTTATATTTTGTGGGAAATCTGGAAATTTATTAGTCCGGCTCTGTACGAGAAAGAAAGAAAAAATGCGAAACTTTTTATTTTCGTTTCTTCTTTACTTTTCTTTTTAGGAGTGCTATTCGGCTATTTTGTAGTAATTCCGATGTCGGTAAACTTCGTGGCAACTTTCTCTGTAAGTGATGTGGTGAAAAACCAATTTACGCTAGAATCTTATATGGGAATGGTTAAAACGAGTATTCTAGGAAGTGCCATATTTTTTGAATTGCCAATCGCTATCTACTTCTTAACCAAATTAGGATTAGTAACTCCAGAATTTTTAAGAAAGTATTGGAAATATGCTGTTGTAATTATTTTAGTTATTGCCGCAATTGTTACGCCGCCAGATGTTGTAAGTCAAACCATTGTAGCAATTCCGATGTTGATTATTTACGAGGTAAGTATATTGATTTCGAAGGTTGTTTATAGAAATAAATTAAAAGAAAATGTCTGA
- a CDS encoding KpsF/GutQ family sugar-phosphate isomerase produces the protein MITKENILAIAKKTILSESEAITKLIDFLDENFYEAVQRIYESKGRLIVTGIGKSAIIAQKMVATFNSTGTPSMFLHAAEAIHGDLGMIQNEDVIICISKSGNSPEIKVLVPLLKRFGNTLIAITGNITSFLAKGSDYVLNATVDTEACPINLAPTNSTTAQLVIGDALAVCLMEMRDFKPEDFAVYHPGGALGKKLLLRVKDMIENSLKPAVAPETSVKKVIFEISEKRLGVTAVIEDEKIIGIITDGDIRRMLNDVDTIADLTARDIMSKNPKVVSSETMAVDALNILEDFSITQLIVADNGEYKGVLHLHDILKEGIV, from the coding sequence TTGATCACAAAAGAAAATATATTGGCAATCGCCAAAAAAACAATACTCTCTGAAAGTGAAGCAATTACAAAACTAATTGATTTTTTGGACGAAAATTTTTACGAAGCTGTCCAACGTATCTATGAAAGCAAAGGGCGACTTATTGTAACTGGAATTGGAAAAAGCGCCATTATTGCTCAAAAAATGGTTGCCACCTTTAACTCTACTGGAACGCCTTCTATGTTTTTGCATGCTGCCGAAGCTATTCATGGTGATTTAGGCATGATCCAGAATGAAGATGTTATAATTTGTATTTCTAAAAGTGGAAATAGCCCAGAAATAAAGGTTTTAGTTCCGTTATTAAAAAGATTCGGTAATACTCTAATTGCAATTACAGGAAACATCACTTCTTTTTTAGCAAAAGGCTCAGATTATGTTCTAAATGCAACTGTAGATACAGAAGCTTGCCCAATTAATTTGGCACCAACAAATAGCACGACTGCACAACTAGTTATTGGAGACGCATTGGCAGTTTGCTTAATGGAAATGCGTGATTTTAAACCTGAAGATTTTGCCGTTTATCATCCTGGCGGCGCTTTAGGAAAGAAGCTATTACTTCGTGTAAAAGACATGATCGAAAATTCATTAAAACCTGCAGTTGCGCCAGAAACTTCTGTTAAAAAAGTCATTTTTGAAATTTCTGAAAAAAGACTTGGGGTTACAGCAGTTATTGAAGATGAAAAAATTATTGGAATTATTACAGATGGAGACATCCGACGAATGCTAAATGACGTAGATACTATTGCGGACTTAACTGCAAGGGATATTATGTCTAAAAATCCTAAAGTAGTATCTTCGGAAACTATGGCAGTTGACGCTTTAAATATTTTAGAAGATTTCTCCATCACGCAATTGATTGTGGCTGACAATGGAGAATATAAAGGAGTTTTACACTTACATGACATTTTAAAAGAAGGAATAGTATAA
- the recQ gene encoding DNA helicase RecQ, with translation MNSNEIEIHKELKKYFGFSQFKGLQEQVITSILNDKNTFVIMPTGGGKSLCYQLPALIQDGTAIVVSPLIALMKNQVDAIRSLSSENGIAHVLNSSLTKTEIAQVKKDITSGLTKLLYVAPESLTKEEYVTFLQSVKISFVAIDEAHCISEWGHDFRPEYRNLRHIIKQLGKVPIIGLTATATPKVQEDILKNLDMSDANTFKASFNRPNLYYEVRTKTKNIESDIIRFIKQHKGKSGIIYCLSRKKVESIAEVLQVNGISAVPYHAGLDAKTRAKHQDMFLMEDVDVVVATIAFGMGIDKPDVRFVIHHDIPKSLESYYQETGRAGRDGGEGHCLAYYSYKDVEKLEKFMSGKPVAEQEIGFALLQEVVAYAETSMSRRKFLLHYFGEEFDSETGEGADMDDNVRNPKHKVEAKDQVVKLLEVVRDTKHIYKSKEIVFTLIGRINAVIKAHKTDTQPYFGSGSDHDEKYWMALLRQVLVSAYLSKDIETYGVIKITEKGLDYIKNPVSFMMSEDHEYTEADDETIVSGGKSSGTADEVLTGMLRELRKKVAKKLGVPPFVVFQDPSLEDMALKYPVSITELYNIHGVGEGKAKKYGSEFVALISRYVEDNDIIRPDDLVVKSTGVNSANKLYIIQNIDRKLSLNDIASAKGLTMDALIKEMEQIVYSGTKLNIKYWLDDILDDDQQEEIHDYFMESESDKIEDALKEFDGDYDIDELRLMRIKFISEVAN, from the coding sequence ATGAATTCAAACGAAATTGAAATACATAAAGAATTAAAGAAGTATTTCGGCTTTAGCCAATTTAAAGGCTTGCAAGAGCAAGTCATTACGAGTATTTTAAATGATAAGAATACTTTCGTAATTATGCCAACAGGCGGTGGAAAGTCTCTTTGTTATCAATTACCCGCTTTAATTCAGGATGGAACAGCAATTGTTGTTTCACCATTGATTGCTTTGATGAAAAATCAAGTTGATGCGATTCGAAGTCTCTCGTCAGAAAATGGAATTGCACATGTATTGAATTCCTCTCTTACCAAAACGGAGATTGCTCAGGTTAAAAAAGATATCACTTCTGGTTTAACCAAACTTTTGTACGTAGCCCCAGAATCGTTAACAAAAGAAGAATATGTTACTTTCTTACAAAGTGTCAAAATTTCTTTTGTTGCTATTGATGAAGCTCACTGTATTTCAGAATGGGGACACGATTTTAGACCTGAATACAGAAATCTGCGACATATTATCAAGCAATTAGGTAAAGTACCAATTATCGGACTTACCGCTACTGCAACGCCAAAAGTTCAGGAAGATATTCTGAAAAATTTGGATATGTCTGATGCGAACACTTTTAAAGCATCATTCAATAGACCGAACTTATATTACGAAGTTCGAACAAAAACAAAAAATATCGAATCGGATATTATTCGATTTATAAAACAGCATAAAGGCAAATCTGGAATTATTTACTGCTTAAGCCGAAAAAAAGTAGAATCTATTGCCGAAGTTTTACAAGTAAACGGAATCAGTGCGGTTCCTTATCACGCAGGTTTAGATGCAAAAACACGCGCCAAACATCAAGATATGTTTTTGATGGAAGATGTAGATGTCGTTGTAGCAACAATTGCCTTCGGAATGGGAATCGATAAACCAGACGTTCGTTTTGTAATTCACCATGATATTCCAAAATCTCTTGAAAGTTATTATCAGGAAACTGGTCGTGCAGGACGCGACGGTGGAGAAGGACACTGTTTAGCTTATTACTCTTATAAAGATGTAGAAAAGCTAGAGAAATTTATGTCTGGAAAACCAGTTGCCGAGCAAGAAATTGGTTTTGCCCTTTTGCAGGAAGTTGTGGCTTACGCCGAAACTTCGATGTCGCGTAGAAAATTCCTTCTTCATTATTTCGGTGAAGAATTCGACAGCGAAACTGGTGAAGGTGCCGATATGGACGACAACGTTCGTAATCCGAAACATAAGGTCGAAGCAAAAGATCAAGTGGTGAAATTGCTTGAAGTTGTTCGTGATACCAAACACATTTATAAATCAAAAGAAATTGTGTTCACTTTAATTGGGCGTATTAATGCCGTAATTAAAGCGCACAAAACAGATACACAACCTTATTTTGGTTCGGGTTCAGATCACGACGAAAAATATTGGATGGCGTTATTAAGACAAGTTTTAGTTTCTGCTTATCTGTCTAAAGATATCGAAACTTATGGTGTAATTAAAATCACCGAAAAAGGATTAGATTATATTAAAAATCCAGTTTCATTTATGATGTCTGAAGATCATGAATATACAGAAGCTGATGACGAAACGATTGTATCAGGAGGCAAATCTTCTGGAACTGCCGATGAAGTCTTGACAGGAATGCTTCGCGAACTTCGTAAAAAAGTAGCTAAAAAACTTGGAGTTCCGCCATTTGTTGTTTTTCAAGATCCTTCTTTAGAAGATATGGCGCTTAAATATCCAGTTTCTATTACAGAACTATACAATATTCATGGAGTAGGAGAAGGAAAAGCTAAAAAATATGGAAGTGAATTTGTCGCTCTAATCAGCCGATATGTTGAAGATAACGATATTATTCGCCCAGACGATCTTGTTGTAAAATCTACTGGAGTAAATTCAGCAAATAAATTATATATCATTCAGAATATCGACCGAAAACTGTCGTTGAACGACATTGCTTCTGCAAAAGGTTTAACAATGGATGCTTTGATTAAAGAAATGGAGCAAATTGTTTATTCTGGAACCAAGCTAAATATCAAATATTGGTTAGATGATATCTTGGATGACGATCAGCAGGAAGAAATCCACGATTACTTCATGGAATCAGAATCAGATAAAATTGAAGACGCACTTAAAGAATTTGATGGCGATTACGATATTGACGAATTGCGTTTAATGCGTATTAAGTTTATTAGTGAAGTAGCGAATTAA
- a CDS encoding FAD-dependent protein, translating into MPKELLLQVTPEIAANESLLKDYLSKQIKVSAQEIQHVSILKRSIDARQKAIKINLKVLIYLKGEPFHETKIELPIYKDVSSAQEVIVVGAGPAGLFAALQLIEVGLKPIVLERGKDVRGRRRDLKAINREHIVNEDSNYCFGEGGAGTYSDGKLYTRSKKRGDVTRILELLVAFGASEDILVEAHPHIGTNKLPKIIEDIREKIIEFGGQVLFETRVSDILVKNNEVEGIVTQNGDKIHANKLILATGHSARDIFELLDKKKILIEAKPFALGVRAEHSQELIDSIQYSCDYRGEHLPPAPYSIVKQVNGRGMYSFCMCPGGVIAPCATSPGEVVTNGWSPSKRDQSTANSGIVVELKLEDFKPFAKFGALAGMEFQKSIEQKAWYLAGQTQKVPAQRMIDFTQSKVSADIPKTSYVPGTTSVELGQVFPGFLTQIMRQGFQDFGKSMRGYLTNEAILHAPESRTSSPVRIPRNPMTLEHLQIKGLYPCGEGAGYAGGIISAAIDGEKCALMIAESLK; encoded by the coding sequence ATGCCAAAAGAACTTTTACTTCAAGTTACACCAGAAATTGCTGCAAACGAATCATTGCTAAAAGACTATTTGTCTAAGCAGATTAAAGTTTCTGCTCAAGAAATTCAGCACGTTTCAATTTTAAAACGCTCTATTGATGCACGACAAAAAGCGATTAAAATCAATTTGAAAGTTCTTATTTATTTGAAAGGCGAACCATTTCACGAAACTAAAATTGAGCTTCCTATTTATAAAGACGTTTCTTCGGCACAAGAAGTTATTGTTGTTGGAGCAGGTCCAGCTGGACTTTTTGCTGCTTTGCAATTAATAGAGGTAGGCTTAAAACCAATTGTATTAGAGCGCGGAAAAGACGTTCGCGGACGAAGACGTGATCTGAAAGCAATAAATCGCGAACATATTGTAAACGAAGATTCTAATTATTGCTTTGGCGAAGGTGGAGCAGGAACGTATTCTGATGGTAAATTATATACACGTTCTAAAAAACGTGGAGATGTAACTAGAATTTTAGAACTTTTAGTTGCTTTTGGTGCTTCAGAAGATATTTTGGTAGAAGCTCATCCACATATCGGAACCAATAAATTGCCTAAGATTATTGAGGATATTCGTGAGAAAATCATCGAATTTGGCGGTCAGGTTTTATTTGAAACTCGTGTTAGTGATATTTTGGTAAAGAATAATGAGGTTGAAGGAATCGTAACGCAAAACGGAGATAAAATTCACGCCAATAAATTAATCTTGGCAACAGGACATTCTGCACGTGATATTTTTGAATTATTAGATAAAAAGAAAATCTTAATAGAAGCAAAACCTTTTGCTTTAGGCGTTCGAGCAGAACATTCTCAGGAGTTAATAGACAGCATTCAATACAGTTGTGATTATCGCGGAGAACATTTGCCACCGGCTCCTTATTCAATTGTAAAACAAGTAAACGGGCGCGGAATGTATTCGTTCTGTATGTGTCCGGGTGGTGTCATTGCACCATGTGCTACAAGTCCGGGTGAAGTGGTTACAAACGGATGGTCGCCATCTAAACGTGATCAATCTACAGCAAATTCTGGAATTGTGGTCGAATTAAAATTAGAGGATTTCAAACCTTTTGCAAAATTTGGTGCTTTGGCAGGAATGGAATTTCAAAAAAGTATCGAACAAAAAGCATGGTATTTGGCTGGACAAACTCAAAAAGTTCCAGCGCAAAGAATGATAGATTTTACGCAAAGTAAAGTTTCGGCAGATATTCCGAAAACTTCTTATGTTCCAGGAACAACTTCAGTTGAATTAGGGCAGGTTTTTCCAGGATTTTTAACGCAGATTATGCGTCAAGGATTTCAGGATTTTGGAAAATCAATGCGTGGTTATTTGACTAACGAAGCTATTTTACATGCGCCAGAAAGCAGAACTTCTTCGCCAGTTAGAATTCCGAGAAATCCTATGACTTTAGAGCATCTTCAAATAAAAGGTTTATATCCATGTGGAGAAGGTGCAGGTTACGCTGGTGGAATTATTTCTGCAGCAATTGATGGCGAAAAATGCGCCTTGATGATTGCGGAATCTTTGAAATAA
- a CDS encoding quinone oxidoreductase: protein MKALTFSTFGDSDVLEYIEIPNPQLKSDEILVEMKAIGLNFADVYRRKGNYHLKGNPPFIAGYEGAGIVVDANNHPEYKVGDRVAFADVPFANAELVAVNTNHVLPLPENISFETAASVLLQGLTAHYLATDSHKTANGETVLIHAVAGGVGQILTQISKLLGANVIGLTSSSEKAKIGFEQGADHVFLYNEDWKSEILKVIPKGVDAVYDSIGSTLMESFEVTKECGQVVFFGMAGGDPSPIDPRMLMDTSKTLTGGDLWSYLNSKDERIKRSTQLFDWIVDGKIKLSEPTSFKLSEGKLAHDFLESRKSTGKIILIP from the coding sequence ATGAAAGCACTTACCTTCTCTACTTTTGGAGATTCAGATGTTTTAGAATATATAGAAATTCCTAATCCTCAATTAAAAAGCGACGAAATTTTAGTCGAAATGAAGGCCATCGGATTAAATTTTGCCGATGTTTACAGACGAAAAGGAAATTATCATTTAAAAGGAAACCCGCCTTTTATTGCAGGTTACGAAGGTGCTGGAATTGTTGTCGATGCCAATAATCATCCCGAATATAAAGTTGGCGATCGCGTGGCTTTTGCCGATGTTCCTTTTGCGAATGCAGAATTGGTTGCAGTCAATACCAATCATGTTTTACCATTACCTGAAAATATTTCGTTTGAAACTGCGGCTTCAGTATTACTTCAAGGCTTAACAGCACATTATTTAGCCACCGACAGTCATAAAACAGCAAATGGCGAAACAGTTTTAATTCATGCTGTTGCCGGTGGAGTTGGACAAATTCTGACTCAAATAAGCAAACTTTTGGGAGCGAATGTTATTGGTTTAACTTCCTCTTCTGAAAAAGCAAAGATTGGTTTTGAACAAGGCGCAGATCATGTTTTTCTTTATAATGAAGATTGGAAGTCGGAAATTTTAAAAGTGATTCCAAAAGGTGTTGATGCTGTTTATGACAGTATTGGAAGCACTTTAATGGAGAGCTTTGAAGTTACCAAAGAATGCGGGCAAGTCGTTTTCTTCGGAATGGCTGGCGGCGATCCATCGCCAATAGATCCTAGAATGTTAATGGATACTTCTAAAACTCTAACCGGAGGCGATTTATGGAGTTATTTAAATTCTAAAGACGAAAGAATCAAAAGATCTACACAATTATTCGATTGGATTGTTGATGGAAAAATTAAGCTTTCAGAACCTACTTCTTTTAAATTATCGGAAGGAAAGCTGGCGCATGATTTTCTGGAAAGCAGAAAAAGTACTGGAAAGATTATCTTAATCCCTTAA
- a CDS encoding aminopeptidase P N-terminal domain-containing protein produces MKQILLFITLLVFGFQVHSQENLPTDYLSKEFHKGRREAFRALMPANSVAVIFSYPERVFSRDINYNFHQNPDLYYLTGYKEPESVLLLFKEPQGTEKYTEVLFVRERNALRETWTGRRLGVEGAKSKLGFAKVYNGVDFQNFEIDYKKFDKIIYDEFQTDIAFSNQPESLYSLTQTFKKKAEITVENSDSTLLFNDITSSLREIKTPEELVLMRKSVKLSCIAHNEVMKAVGPDMSENEADGIHRYIHRHYGAEDEGYPPIVGAGANGCILHYGENNATKMDNQLLLMDVGSEYHGYSADVTRTIPANGKFSPEQKAIYELVYEAQEEVFKICKEGTPLIALNETAKNVLAKGLVKLGIITDPKDVKLYYPHSCSHFLGLDVHDKGTFKGPQTVIKENMILTVEPGIYIPANSKCDKKWWNIGVRIEDDILMLKDSYENLSIDAPRKWQDIEALAKQKSNFNEMKFPKI; encoded by the coding sequence ATGAAACAAATTTTATTATTCATCACTTTATTAGTTTTCGGATTTCAAGTTCATTCGCAAGAAAATCTTCCGACAGATTATCTTTCTAAAGAATTTCACAAAGGCCGTCGCGAAGCTTTTAGAGCTTTAATGCCAGCTAATTCTGTAGCAGTTATTTTTTCATATCCTGAAAGAGTATTTTCTAGAGACATTAATTATAATTTTCATCAAAATCCAGACCTTTATTATTTAACAGGCTATAAAGAACCTGAGTCCGTTTTACTGCTTTTTAAAGAACCGCAGGGAACAGAAAAATACACCGAAGTTCTTTTTGTACGAGAAAGAAATGCGCTTAGAGAAACCTGGACAGGAAGACGCTTGGGAGTTGAAGGCGCAAAATCTAAACTAGGCTTCGCAAAAGTTTATAACGGAGTCGATTTTCAGAATTTTGAAATTGATTATAAAAAATTCGACAAAATCATTTACGATGAATTTCAAACCGATATTGCGTTTAGCAATCAACCAGAAAGCCTTTATTCTTTAACACAAACATTTAAGAAAAAAGCGGAAATTACAGTAGAAAATTCAGATTCTACATTGTTATTCAACGACATTACTTCTTCACTCCGTGAAATCAAAACTCCAGAAGAATTGGTTTTAATGCGCAAATCAGTCAAACTTTCTTGCATTGCGCACAATGAAGTAATGAAAGCCGTTGGGCCAGATATGAGCGAAAATGAGGCAGATGGAATTCATAGATACATTCATAGACATTATGGCGCTGAAGATGAAGGCTATCCGCCAATCGTAGGCGCTGGAGCAAATGGCTGTATTTTACATTACGGAGAAAACAACGCTACTAAAATGGATAATCAATTGTTATTAATGGATGTAGGATCTGAATATCACGGTTACTCTGCCGATGTAACAAGAACTATTCCGGCAAACGGAAAATTCAGTCCAGAACAAAAAGCCATTTATGAATTGGTTTATGAAGCTCAAGAAGAAGTTTTTAAAATCTGTAAAGAAGGAACTCCACTAATTGCTTTAAATGAAACGGCAAAAAATGTTTTAGCAAAAGGTTTAGTAAAACTAGGAATTATTACAGATCCCAAAGATGTAAAATTATACTATCCTCACTCTTGCTCGCATTTTCTTGGTTTAGATGTCCATGATAAAGGAACTTTTAAAGGCCCACAAACCGTTATAAAAGAAAACATGATTTTAACTGTTGAACCTGGAATTTATATTCCTGCAAACAGTAAATGTGACAAAAAATGGTGGAATATAGGCGTTCGTATTGAAGATGACATTTTAATGCTTAAAGATTCTTATGAAAATCTTTCTATAGACGCTCCCAGAAAATGGCAAGATATCGAAGCTTTGGCGAAACAAAAAAGCAATTTTAATGAAATGAAATTTCCTAAGATTTAA
- a CDS encoding META domain-containing protein gives MKKYTLAVVSVLTLLLTSCMASKDTKSAGNLFDTTWELEYISGPRIAFEGLYPNKKPQLTFDQKETRVYGNNGCNGYSAPYTLNGKSLSFGEAGPTTMMFCEGGGEQVFLKQIKQITSYSVDKDGKLNLIQGDIPVMRFKKVAKQ, from the coding sequence ATGAAAAAATACACACTTGCAGTCGTTTCAGTTTTAACCTTATTATTAACTTCTTGTATGGCATCCAAAGACACAAAAAGCGCAGGAAATCTATTTGATACAACTTGGGAGTTGGAGTATATTTCTGGACCAAGAATTGCTTTTGAAGGTTTGTATCCGAATAAAAAACCTCAATTAACTTTCGATCAAAAAGAAACAAGAGTTTACGGAAATAACGGATGTAATGGTTACAGCGCGCCATATACTCTAAACGGAAAATCTTTAAGTTTTGGAGAAGCTGGACCAACAACAATGATGTTTTGTGAAGGTGGCGGAGAACAAGTATTCTTAAAACAAATTAAACAAATTACAAGTTATTCTGTCGATAAAGATGGAAAACTGAATTTAATTCAAGGCGATATTCCGGTAATGCGATTTAAAAAAGTAGCTAAACAATAG
- the msrA gene encoding peptide-methionine (S)-S-oxide reductase MsrA — translation MKNILLICLFALSLNGFSQNKKASNIETITLGGGCYWCVEAVYENLDGVKSVVSGFSGGNVANPTYEEVCTGETGHAEVVQITYDKTVTDINEIFKVFFTVHDPTTLNRQGADVGTQYRSVIFYKNAEQKKAAESIISELNKAKVYKSPIVTKVEPFKAFYKAEDYHQNYYANNKNQPYCRMVIQPKLEKFEKVFKDKLKKH, via the coding sequence ATGAAAAATATACTCTTAATATGTTTATTTGCGCTTTCGCTGAATGGCTTTTCGCAAAATAAAAAAGCATCAAATATAGAAACTATTACGCTTGGCGGAGGATGTTATTGGTGCGTAGAAGCAGTTTATGAAAATCTGGACGGCGTAAAATCTGTTGTTTCTGGATTTTCTGGAGGAAATGTTGCTAATCCAACTTATGAGGAAGTTTGTACTGGAGAAACTGGTCACGCCGAAGTTGTTCAGATTACGTACGACAAAACTGTGACGGACATTAACGAAATTTTTAAGGTGTTTTTTACCGTTCATGATCCGACAACTTTAAACCGTCAGGGCGCAGATGTTGGAACACAATATCGTTCTGTTATTTTTTATAAAAATGCCGAACAAAAGAAAGCTGCAGAAAGCATTATTTCTGAATTGAATAAGGCAAAAGTTTACAAAAGTCCAATTGTAACAAAAGTGGAGCCTTTTAAAGCTTTCTATAAAGCCGAAGATTATCATCAGAATTATTATGCGAATAACAAAAATCAGCCGTATTGCAGAATGGTAATTCAGCCGAAACTAGAGAAATTTGAAAAGGTTTTTAAAGATAAACTTAAAAAGCATTAA
- the msrB gene encoding peptide-methionine (R)-S-oxide reductase MsrB produces MKSKTQLISLCFLLPLFILQACGQNNKKDAKPISMEKNVITKPGNPYYSNTDTTKLNVSNAEWKKVLPEDVYAVMREADTERPFTGKYWNSDEKGTYYCASCGNKLFRSTAKFSSTCGWPSFFEQDNKKSIVFKEDNSLGMERTETLCGRCGGHLGHIFDDGPEPTGKRYCMNSIALDFIPDNK; encoded by the coding sequence ATGAAATCTAAAACTCAACTTATTAGCCTTTGCTTTTTGTTACCGCTTTTTATTTTACAGGCTTGCGGACAAAACAACAAAAAGGATGCAAAACCAATTTCGATGGAAAAAAATGTAATTACTAAACCGGGAAATCCATATTATTCAAATACAGATACCACAAAATTGAATGTTAGTAACGCCGAATGGAAAAAAGTTTTACCTGAAGACGTTTACGCTGTTATGCGCGAAGCAGATACCGAAAGACCTTTTACAGGAAAATATTGGAACAGCGATGAAAAAGGAACCTATTATTGCGCTTCTTGCGGAAACAAACTCTTCAGATCTACTGCCAAATTCTCTAGCACTTGTGGTTGGCCAAGTTTCTTCGAACAAGACAACAAAAAAAGCATTGTTTTTAAAGAAGACAATTCACTTGGAATGGAACGAACTGAAACTCTTTGCGGACGCTGCGGTGGACATTTAGGACACATTTTCGACGATGGCCCAGAACCAACCGGAAAGCGTTATTGCATGAATTCAATTGCTCTTGATTTTATTCCAGACAACAAATAA
- the idi gene encoding isopentenyl-diphosphate Delta-isomerase — protein MTEEKVILVNENDEQIGLMPKLEAHEKALLHRAFSVFVLNEQNEIMLQQRAHQKYHSPLLWTNTCCSHQREGETNIEAGSRRLFEEMGFKTELKELFHFIYKAPFDNGLTEHELDHVMIGYYNENPNINTEEVEAWKWMKIEDVKTDIQKQPEIYTVWFKIIFDEFYHYLEDHKL, from the coding sequence ATGACAGAAGAAAAAGTAATATTGGTTAACGAAAATGATGAGCAGATTGGTTTAATGCCAAAATTAGAAGCACATGAAAAAGCGCTTTTGCACCGTGCATTTTCAGTTTTTGTTTTAAACGAACAAAATGAAATCATGCTGCAACAGCGAGCACATCAAAAATATCATTCGCCTTTACTTTGGACGAATACTTGCTGCAGCCACCAGCGCGAAGGTGAAACGAACATCGAAGCGGGGAGCAGAAGATTGTTTGAAGAAATGGGTTTTAAAACGGAATTGAAAGAGCTGTTTCATTTTATTTATAAAGCTCCTTTTGATAACGGATTGACAGAGCATGAATTAGATCATGTTATGATTGGATATTATAATGAAAATCCAAACATCAATACAGAAGAAGTTGAAGCTTGGAAATGGATGAAAATTGAAGATGTAAAAACTGATATTCAGAAACAGCCCGAAATATATACCGTTTGGTTTAAAATAATTTTTGATGAATTTTATCATTATTTAGAAGATCATAAACTTTAA
- a CDS encoding 6-carboxytetrahydropterin synthase has translation MRVTISRKAHFNAAHRLHRKDWSFEKNDAVFGKCNNPNFHGHNYGLTVSVTGKIDPETGFVLDVKVLADIIREEVEIPFDHKNLNLDVPEFADLNPTAENIAVVIWNKIRQRIHTDFDLEVVLNETERNFVTYKGE, from the coding sequence ATGAGAGTAACCATATCAAGAAAAGCACATTTTAATGCTGCGCATCGACTACATCGAAAGGATTGGTCATTTGAAAAAAACGATGCTGTTTTTGGAAAATGCAATAATCCTAACTTTCATGGTCATAATTATGGTTTAACAGTAAGTGTTACAGGAAAGATTGACCCCGAAACTGGTTTTGTTTTAGATGTGAAAGTATTGGCGGATATAATACGAGAAGAGGTAGAAATTCCGTTTGATCACAAAAATCTGAATCTGGATGTTCCAGAATTTGCAGATTTGAATCCGACTGCAGAAAATATTGCCGTTGTGATATGGAATAAAATTAGACAACGAATTCATACCGACTTTGATTTGGAAGTCGTTTTGAACGAAACGGAACGCAATTTTGTAACTTATAAAGGAGAATAA